In one window of Pseudomonas chlororaphis subsp. chlororaphis DNA:
- a CDS encoding methylglyoxal synthase, whose translation MIGISFTQASMAARKRIALVAHDHCKSFLLDWAERQKDRLAEHDLLATGTTGQLLHQRLGLPVESMISGPLGGDQQLGARIAEQRVDMLVFFWDPFEPQPHDPDIKALLRVAAVWNIPVACNECSADYLLSSPLMEQAHSYRIPDYPAYLSGRR comes from the coding sequence ATGATCGGTATCAGCTTCACCCAGGCCAGCATGGCGGCGCGCAAGCGCATCGCCCTGGTCGCCCACGACCATTGCAAGAGTTTCCTCCTCGACTGGGCCGAGCGACAGAAAGACCGGCTCGCCGAGCACGATCTGCTGGCCACCGGCACCACCGGCCAGTTGCTGCACCAGCGCCTCGGCCTGCCGGTGGAAAGCATGATCAGCGGCCCCCTGGGCGGCGACCAACAACTCGGCGCACGGATCGCCGAGCAGCGGGTGGACATGCTGGTGTTCTTCTGGGACCCCTTCGAACCCCAGCCCCACGATCCGGACATCAAGGCCCTGCTACGGGTCGCGGCGGTCTGGAACATTCCCGTGGCCTGCAACGAATGCAGCGCCGACTACCTGCTTAGCAGCCCGTTGATGGAGCAGGCGCACAGCTACCGGATTCCGGACTACCCGGCCTACCTCTCCGGGCGTCGATGA
- a CDS encoding RNA polymerase sigma factor has translation MSQSRFNHVFLTQRVSLLRTLERMVNNHSTAEDLLQETYLRVTRALSERAIEHLEPFVFQTARNLALDHLRARRIQARTLLEDVPVDVVESVAAPLSSAEDAAHAEQLLERLNMSLAQLSPRQQQIFILSRLHGHSYLEIAEKLEVSQSTVQKELKLIMAICIGVAERLNGH, from the coding sequence GTGAGCCAATCCCGCTTCAATCACGTCTTTCTCACCCAGCGCGTTTCGCTGCTGCGCACGCTGGAGCGGATGGTCAACAACCACAGCACCGCCGAGGACCTGCTGCAGGAAACCTACCTGCGGGTGACCCGGGCCCTGAGCGAACGGGCCATCGAGCACCTCGAACCCTTCGTCTTCCAGACCGCCCGCAACCTGGCGCTCGACCATCTGCGCGCGCGACGCATCCAGGCCCGCACCCTGCTCGAAGACGTGCCGGTGGACGTGGTCGAAAGCGTGGCCGCGCCCCTGAGCAGCGCCGAGGATGCCGCCCATGCCGAACAGTTGCTGGAACGCCTGAACATGAGCCTTGCCCAACTCAGCCCGCGCCAACAGCAGATCTTCATCCTCAGCCGCCTGCACGGCCACAGCTACCTGGAAATCGCCGAGAAACTCGAAGTCTCCCAAAGCACGGTACAAAAGGAACTGAAGCTGATCATGGCCATCTGCATCGGCGTCGCCGAGCGCTTGAACGGTCATTGA
- a CDS encoding FecR family protein, with the protein MTDIHRTQPTAQDGETATRRTADQAMDQALDWLILLENPSPEQTRQFHDWLNASPLHSAAFDKAQAIWNGPQVVRCAQNLDTQKTKVSLLSRLRPHWRPLATAAVLILGLFSFSNLPLRLQADHLTVVGERQRLQLEDGSKVLLNTNSAFSSSIDERQRVARLYQGEAFFEIPASRGQPLELDAGPVRASVRDTAFAVRYLDGVAQVRVQRGDVDLRATHDDARVRLSAGESIRIGPNGFDRPAKLDLDKDLAWVQGRLVFENCPLNQVLAELRRYYPGWIVNNNERLADVAVTGNYRLDQPLDVVRSLAHITSARLQEFPALVILN; encoded by the coding sequence GTGACGGACATCCACCGCACCCAGCCGACCGCCCAGGACGGGGAAACAGCCACTCGCCGTACTGCGGATCAGGCCATGGACCAGGCCCTGGACTGGCTGATCCTGCTGGAGAACCCGAGCCCCGAGCAGACCCGGCAATTCCACGACTGGCTGAACGCCTCGCCCCTGCACAGTGCAGCCTTCGACAAGGCCCAGGCGATCTGGAACGGCCCGCAAGTGGTGCGCTGCGCGCAAAACCTGGACACGCAAAAAACCAAGGTCAGCCTGCTGTCGCGCCTGCGTCCGCACTGGCGCCCCCTAGCGACCGCGGCGGTGCTGATCCTCGGCCTGTTCAGTTTCAGCAACCTGCCCCTGCGCCTGCAGGCCGATCACCTGACCGTGGTCGGCGAGCGCCAGCGCCTGCAACTGGAGGACGGCTCGAAAGTCCTGCTCAACACCAACTCGGCCTTCTCCAGCAGCATCGACGAGCGCCAGCGCGTGGCCCGCCTGTACCAGGGCGAAGCCTTCTTCGAGATCCCCGCCAGCCGCGGCCAGCCGCTGGAACTCGACGCCGGCCCGGTACGCGCCAGCGTGCGCGACACCGCCTTCGCCGTGCGTTACCTGGACGGCGTGGCCCAGGTGCGGGTGCAGCGCGGCGATGTCGACCTGCGCGCCACCCACGACGATGCCCGGGTGCGCCTGTCGGCCGGCGAAAGCATCCGCATCGGCCCCAACGGTTTCGACCGCCCGGCCAAGCTCGACCTCGACAAGGACCTGGCCTGGGTCCAGGGCCGGCTGGTGTTCGAGAACTGCCCGCTGAACCAGGTGCTGGCCGAATTGCGTCGGTATTACCCGGGTTGGATCGTCAACAACAACGAGCGCCTGGCCGATGTCGCGGTCACCGGCAATTACCGCCTCGACCAGCCGCTGGACGTGGTGCGCTCCCTGGCTCACATCACCTCGGCGCGCCTGCAGGAATTCCCGGCGCTGGTCATCCTCAACTAA